A section of the Xiphias gladius isolate SHS-SW01 ecotype Sanya breed wild chromosome 10, ASM1685928v1, whole genome shotgun sequence genome encodes:
- the LOC120795802 gene encoding protein delta homolog 1 — protein MHLTAVVLILVVTGIAKGWECSAGCNTENGFCEKPGKCRCKPGWQGVNCDQCLPFPGCLHGTCDRAWQCICEEGWVGSLCDQDTRLCSSGPCAGNATCIETGEGGYLCICPRGYAGESCHLRRGACLTNGSPCQNGGTCTAYSSCLCPPGFSGDFCEISVDSCQPNPCLNGGNCTNHGLAFTCVCPHSFTGFTCNDTTSLSPCAGRPCANGSTCVGQPDGTFRCVCQKWFTGPTCSLQHRPKARSKPVGARPVNHRVFALTPQHYSLPAHAFHKLLRPPERDLLKITLKETTHSPGVLVTQGQLVCFGILALLTCLVILGTTGIVFFGRCETWLANAKYSQLVRQQREHLLREAGGANQEEPEHSVNIILPEKIRLSSFGKHYTSI, from the exons ATGCATCTCACAGCGGTGGTCTTAATTCTGGTCGTGACAGGCATCGCCAAAG GTTGGGAATGCAGCGCAGGGTGCAACACAGAAAATGGGTTCTGTGAGAAGCCAGGGAAGTGCAG GTGCAAACCAGGGTGGCAAGGAGTCAACTGCGACCAGTGCCTGCCCTTCCCCGGCTGTCTGCACGGCACATGTGACAGGGCATGGCAGTGTATCTGCGAGGAGGGCTGGGTGGGCAGCCTGTGTGACCAAG ATACTCGCCTGTGCTCATCCGGGCCTTGTGCTGGCAATGCCACCTGCATAGAGACAGGAGAGGGGGGATACCTGTGCATCTGTCCCCGCGGCTACGCAGGAGAGAGCTGCCACCTGAGGAGAGGAGCTTGCCTCACAAATGG CTCTCCTTGTCAGAACGGAGGCACATGTACAGCATATTCCTCCTGTTTATGTCCCCCTGGATTTTCTGGAGACTTCTGTGAGATCAGCGTTGACAGCTGCCAGCCTAACCCCTGCCTCAACGGTGGCAACTGTACAAACCATGGCCTGGCCTTCACCTGTGTCTGTCCGCACAGCTTCACTGGTTTCACTTGTAACGACACCACCAGCCTCTCGCCCTGCGCCGGCCGGCCCTGTGCCAACGGGAGCACTTGTGTTGGTCAGCCTGATGGGACCTTCCGGTGCGTTTGCCAGAAATGGTTTACAGGTCCCACATGTTCCCTGCAGCACAGACCGAAGGCCAGATCAAAGCCTGTCGGTGCCAGGCCCGTGAACCACAGAGTGTTTGCGCTGACCCCGCAGCATTACTCCCTTCCTGCTCACGCCTTCCACAAGCTCCTCAGACCGCCTGAGAGAGACCTGCTCAAGATCACCCTGAAGGAGACCACCCACTCCCCCGGTGTCCTCGTCACCCAGGGTCAGCTCGTCTGCTTCGGCATACTGGCCCTGCTCACATGCCTGGTCATCCTTGGCACCACAGGCATTGTGTTTTTTGGCCGCTGTGAGACGTGGCTGGCTAATGCCAAGTACAGCCAGCTTGTTCGACAGCAAAGGGAACACCTGCTGAGAGAAGCCGGAGGCGCTAACCAGGAAGAGCCGGAGCACTCAGTAAACATCATCCTGCCGGAAAAGATTAGACTCAGCAGCTTTGGTAAACACTACACCTCCATCTGA
- the dio3a gene encoding iodothyronine deiodinase 3a, with protein MNTIKAIKNAIVCLVLLPRFLMAAVMFWLLDFICIRKRVFFSMKEQEGDAIDPPLCISDSNRLFSLESLKAVWHGHKLDFLKAAHLGHGAPNTEVIQLEDQRRSRILDYAKDKRPLILNFGSCTUPPFMARLKAFQGVVQQNADVADSVVVYIEEAHPSDGWMSTDAPYQIPKHRCLEDRLNAAQLMHLEVPGCLVVVDSMENASNAAYGAYFDRLYILQEGKIVYQGGRGPEGYRISELKDWLDQYRERLEKSNNLVIHV; from the coding sequence ATGAATACTATTAAAGCTATTAAAAATGCAATAGTCTGTCTCGTCCTCCTGCCCCGCTTTCTGATGGCAGCCGTCATGTTTTGGCTGCTTGACTTTATTTGCATTAGGAAAAGGGTCTTCTTCAGCATGAAGGAGCAGGAGGGCGATGCCATCGATCCTCCTCTCTGCATATCAGACTCCAATCGTCTCTTCAGCCTGGAGTCCCTCAAAGCAGTGTGGCACGGCCATAAACTGGACTTTCTCAAAGCAGCGCACCTCGGACACGGAGCGCCCAACACCGAAGTTATACAGCTGGAGGATCAGCGGCGCAGCCGGATCCTCGATTACGCGAAGGACAAGAGACCGCTCATACTCAACTTTGGCAGCTGCACCTGACCGCCGTTCATGGCGCGTCTCAAGGCTTTCCAGGGAGTCGTGCAGCAGAACGCGGACGTAGCGGACTCTGTAGTTGTGTACATTGAGGAAGCTCACCCCTCGGACGGATGGATGAGCACTGACGCGCCCTATCAGATCCCCAAACACCGGTGTCTGGAGGACAGGCTGAACGCTGCGCAGCTGATGCACCTGGAGGTGCCCGGCTGCCTGGTCGTCGTCGACAGCATGGAAAACGCCTCCAACGCCGCGTACGGAGCTTATTTCGACAGACTTTATATACTGCAGGAGGGAAAGATAGTTTACCAAGGTGGTCGAGGACCTGAGGGGTACCGGATCTCAGAGCTCAAAGACTGGCTGGATCAATACAGAGAACGGCTGGAGAAATCCAATAACCTAGTTATTCATGTGTAG